In Yarrowia lipolytica chromosome 1F, complete sequence, a genomic segment contains:
- a CDS encoding uncharacterized protein (Compare to YALI0F18942g, similar to uniprot|P38249 Saccharomyces cerevisiae YBR079c RPG1 translation initiation factor eIF3 (p110 subunit), similar to Saccharomyces cerevisiae RPG1 (YBR079C); ancestral locus Anc_3.303): protein MAPHQNVRPETVLKRTDELIAVGQQDAALELLHETVSARKARTTSVATLEPIVARFVQLSVDLRKGKIIKDGLHQYKKIVQSTNVNAIEPVIKQFLSLAEQRVTDAQAQADKIADEEEADDLEAEETPEDLLLATVSSEDTKDRTDRRVVTPWLKFLWEAYRSVLDVLRNNSKLEVIYQQVVEQAFNFCLKFSRKTEFRRLCELLRSHLQTTAQKGPNAPPVTATSVDLSDADTLQRYLDTRFSQLNVAVKLELWQEAFRSVEDVHTLLTVSKRPAKPLMMGNYYENLARIFLVAGNYLFHAAAWNKLFHLLSQSPRGAIPVSEYQRVASFVLLSALAIPHNSSAEDRYRNTRLTGLLNLQRTPTRDALLKSALSRNILAHVKPEIKALYKTLEVDFHPLSIRAKLTPVVGAIAEAPEFKPYFAPLYQVILTRLFQQLSQVYESVKLDFVIQLATFPAPFSATPLEIEQFIVRACAQGELAIKIDHDQRSVLFEEVRAATGSASLQDTPIEIVRTQLSRLGRTLSVADPLNSAEAREQQYVAALTTAQDNAEREHAETLARRAEIEARKAQAEAERAQREEEEARKRAQRLLDEELAEKERLAAEQHARELERIRKEQDAIREEEKKKLAEEINAKGIITIDLDKLEGLDTNALRKMQVDQLAKETKELGDRLRVTARRIDHTERAYRMEEIKLVEDDFVKQKQRDREIYDTRIKLIKDTAKAEHDAKVELAKRLQRAVPFYKSFRDDIRVKREAEFTRLREEAVKNLAEAKAARIEEVKAKRIADAKRAEEEAKAAAEAEAKAAAEAEAKAKAEQEMREKLLAEKKAREEANARADAAYEKQRQKEAELEAKLEAKRAGFSGAGRQAPPSGGYVPPSRREGGYVPPSRRGDAGAAPGAGSGGYTPPSRREGGGGGYVPPSRREGGGGGYVPPSRREGGSGAGSGGRYIPPSQRN from the coding sequence ATGGCTCCCCATCAGAACGTCCGTCCCGAGACGGTCTTGAAGCGAACCGACGAGCTTATTGCCGTGGGCCAGCAGGAtgctgctctggagctTCTCCACGAGACTGTGTCTGCCCGAAAGGCCCGAACCACTTCTGTGGCTACTCTGGAGCCCATCGTGGCTCGATTTGTGCAACTTTCCGTTGACCTGCGCAAGGGCAAAATCATTAAGGATGGTCTTCaccagtacaagaagaTCGTGCAGTCCACCAACGTGAACGCCATTGAGCCTGTTATCAAGCAGTTTCTGTCTCTGGCCGAGCAGCGAGTTACTGATGCTCAGGCCCAGGCTGACAAGATtgccgacgaggaggaggctgacgatctggaggccgaggagacGCCTGAAGACCTGCTTCTGGCCACGGTGTCCTCCGAGGACACCAAGGACCGAACTGACCGACGGGTCGTAACCCCCTGGCTCAAATTCCTGTGGGAGGCCTACCGAAGCGTGCTGGACGTTCTGCGAAACAACAGCAAGCTGGAGGTCATCTACCAGCAGGTGGTCGAGCAGGCCTTCAACTTCTGTCTGAAGTTTTCTAGAAAGACCGAGTTCCGACGACTCTGTGAGCTTCTGCGATCCCATCTGCAGACCACTGCCCAGAAAGGCCCCAACGCTCCCCCCGTGACCGCAACTTCTGTCGATCTGTCTGATGCTGACACTCTGCAGCGGTACCTTGACACCCGGTTCTCACAGCTCAACGTGGCCGTCAAGCTGGAGTTGTGGCAGGAGGCCTTCCGATCCGTCGAGGATGTGCACACCCTGCTGACAGTTTCCAAGCGACCCGCCAAGCCCCTGATGATGGGTAACTACTACGAGAACCTGGCCCGAATCTTCCTGGTCGCCGGAAACTACCTCTTCCACGCTGCGGCCTGGAACAAGCTCTTCCACCTGCTGTCCCAGTCTCCCCGAGGTGCCATCCCCGTGTCCGAGTACCAGCGAGTCGCCTCTTTTGTGCTTCTGTCTGCCCTCGCCATCCCCCACAACTCCAGCGCCGAGGATCGATACCGAAACACCCGGCTCACTGGTCTGCTCAACCTGCAGCGAACCCCCACTCGAGACGCTCTTCTCAAGTCTGCGCTGTCCCGAAACATTCTGGCTCACGTCAAGCCTGAGATCAAGGCTCTGTacaagactctggaggTCGACTTTCACCCTCTGTCTATTCGAGCCAAGCTGACCCCCGTGGTTGGCGCTATCGCTGAGGCCCCCGAGTTCAAGCCCTACTTTGCCCCTCTTTACCAGGTCATTCTCACCCGgctcttccagcagctgtcgCAGGTCTACGAGTCCGTCAAGCTTGACTTTGTCATCCAGTTGGCTACTTTCCCTGCCCCTTTCTCTGCTACCCCTctggagattgagcagTTCATTGTCCGAGCCTGTGCTCAGGGCGAGCTGGCCATTAAGATTGACCACGACCAGCGATCCGTGCTGTTCGAGGAGGTCCGAGCCGCCACAGGCTCTGCTTCTCTGCAGGACACTCCCATTGAAATTGTTCGAACCCAGCTCTCTCGGCTTGGTCGAACTCTCTCTGTTGCTGACCCTCTCAACTCCGCCGAGGCTCGAGAGCAGCAGTACGTGGCTGCTCTCACTACTGCTCAGGACAATGCTGAGCGAGAGCACGCCGAGACTCTGGCTCGACGAGCTGAAATTGAGGCCCGAAAGGCCCAGGCTGAAGCCGAGCGAGCTCAGcgagaggaagaggaggctcGAAAGCGAGCTCAGCGActtctggacgaggagctcgccgagaaggagcgTCTGGCTGCCGAGCAGCACGCCCGAGAGCTCGAGCGGATCCGAAAGGAGCAGGACGCCAtccgagaggaggagaagaagaagctggccGAGGAGATCAACGCGAAGGGTATCATCACTATCGATCTCGACAAGCTCGAGGGTCTGGACACCAACGCTCTGCGAAAGATGCAGGTGGaccagctggccaaggagaccaaggaaCTTGGAGACCGACTCCGAGTCACTGCTCGGCGAATCGACCACACTGAGCGAGCCTACCgaatggaggagatcaagctggtggaggacgactttgtcaagcagaagcagcgagACCGAGAGATCTACGATACTCGAatcaagctcatcaaggacaccgccaaggccgagcaCGACGCCAAGGtcgagctggccaagcgTCTGCAGCGAGCCGTTCCCTTCTACAAGTCTTTCCGAGACGATATCCGTGTCAAGCGAGAGGCTGAGTTTACTCGTCTTCGAGAGGAGGCCGTCAAGAATCTCGCCGAGGCTAAGGCTGCTCGAAtcgaggaggtcaaggccaagcgAATCGCTGACGCCAAACGAGCTGAGgaagaggccaaggctgccgcTGAGGCagaggccaaggctgctgctgaggcggaagccaaggccaaggccgagcaggagatgcgagagaagctgctggcagagaagaaggcccGAGAGGAGGCCAACGCACGAGCCGACGCCGCCTACGAGAAGCAGCGacagaaggaggccgagtTGGAGGCCAAGCTGGAAGCCAAGCGAGCCGGCTTCTCCGGAGCTGGTCGACAGGCCCCTCCCAGCGGTGGCTACGTTCCTCCTTCGCGACGAGAGGGTGGATACGTCCCCCCCagccgacgaggagatgctGGAGCCgctcctggagctggctctggaggttACACTCCTCCTAGCCGACGAGAAGGTGGCGGAGGCGGATATGTTCCCCCCAGCCGACGAGAAGGTGGCGGAGGAGGCTACgttcctccttctcgacgTGAGGGTGGATCTGGcgctggatctggaggccGATATATTCCTCCTTCCCAGCGAAACTAA
- a CDS encoding uncharacterized protein (Compare to YALI0F18920g, no similarity): MTTMRSSTESFFSHSSDTTDTSCNSYYNVASATPLPRQELKQPTVSKTIEIIRDPRCRGTFDIGDEICGSIFFTPDRDIKVDRLSIHFCGIQTSSFKATMDDTKASWNFLKQRITTDETLNAAQRGYERIQEGDTLKPGHKYALDFSLFVPHELPEVAQRLTGLSLNRRLPPSLGSSLSWEEPALDVPGKVATIIYEIKVNIWDEGARKNHQRIMPVRVIPSYPVVELQHHQSAISSSCDLKKKSLMSSKKIGSIAAHVPPSVVLKIPQTEIDQGLYAISNNGPYMDNTSPVEIKLEYKPEAGVTHVPEVKLITTRIHSDTFRASKGMSFVPNLEVIEEQRKQFSACTNNSSSPGILKLTTQNDLLGCKELKEEWVPCADGGFEMVVRVPVSIPRKPKFIPSFYSALVSRQYRLEVHITVDRQKIQMFVPVQLATRNYTPWNSRDTPEEELPKYEAQSTNYVDVSDSVYFPAPSVERPADQNEDSYPGENKSVY; this comes from the coding sequence ATGACCACCATGCGCAGCTCGACCgagtccttcttctcacaTTCGTCGGACACCACCGATACGTCGTGCAACTCGTACTACAATGTGGCGTCCGCCACACCCTTGCCACGAcaggagctcaagcagcCCACTGTGTCCAAAACTATTGAAATCATCAGAGACCCGCGCTGCAGAGGAACTTTTGACATTGGAGACGAAATCTGCGGATCAATCTTCTTCACCCCCGACAGAGACATCAAAGTGGACCGACTCTCCATCCACTTTTGCGGCATTCAAACCTCGTCCTTCAAGGCCACTATGGACGACACAAAAGCCTCATGGAACTTTCTGAAGCAACGAATTACCACCGACGAAACCCTCAATGCCGCCCAGAGAGGCTACGAACGCATCCAGGAAGGAGATACCTTGAAACCTGGCCACAAATACGCCCTGGACTTTTCGCTCTTTGTACCCCACGAGTTGCCCGAGGTGGCTCAGCGACTCACAGGTCTTTCTCTCAACAGAAGACTGCCTCCGTCGCTGGGATCGTCGCTGTCCTGGGAAGAGCCAGCGTTAGATGTGCCCGGCAAGGTGGCCACTATCATCTACGAGATCAAGGTCAACATTTGGGATGAAGGGGCTCGAAAGAACCACCAGAGAATCATGCCTGTTCGTGTCATCCCTTCCTATCCCGTTGTGGAACTCCAGCATCACCAGAGTGCCATCTCCTCTTCCTGCGACCTTAAAAAGAAGAGTCTGATGAGTAGTAAAAAGATTGGAAGCATTGCTGCCCACGTCCCGCCCTCTGTGGTTCTCAAAATCCCGCAAACCGAGATTGACCAAGGCCTGTACGCCATCTCCAATAACGGCCCTTACATGGACAACACATCCCCTGTCGAAATCAAGCTGGAGTACAAGCCTGAGGCTGGTGTCACTCATGTGCCGGAGGTCAAGCTCATCACTACCCGAATCCACTCCGACACTTTCCGAGCCTCAAAGGGCATGAGTTTTGTTCCCAACCTCGAAGTCATTGAGGAGCAGAGGAAGCAGTTCAGTGCGTGCACAAACAACTCCAGTTCTCCCGGTATTCTCAAGCTTACGACTCAGAACGATTTGCTGGGATGCAAGGAGCTGAAGGAAGAGTGGGTCCCCTGTGCTGATGGTGGGTTCGAAATGGTTGTTAGGGTACCTGTTTCCATTCCTCGAAAACCCAAGTTCATCCCCTCCTTCTACTCTGCATTAGTATCTCGACAGTACCGTCTCGAGGTCCATATCACCGTGGATCGTCAAAAGATTCAAATGTTTGTTCCTGTGCAGCTGGCGACCAGGAACTACACGCCCTGGAACTCCAGGGACacccccgaggaggagttgcCCAAGTATGAGGCTCAGAGCACCAACTACGTGGATGTTTCAGACTCTGTCTACTtccctgctccttctgttGAGCGACCTGCTGACCAAAACGAAGACTCTTATCCGGGGGAGAACAAGTCTGTATACTAG
- a CDS encoding uncharacterized protein (Compare to YALI0F18964g, similar to uniprot|Q06593 Saccharomyces cerevisiae YPR194c OPT2), with protein MGYDEPPIDYYESAAEHHVQNDVASGSMENISDEVVYTTEPPQTTDEKKDQTDYDASIAEVSMTTVEWVAQQLLIPPSELDGSYPEDVHYMARKVEEMSNVTAASIIRANIDYHMNDKNLPAGMMDECRDLLEEYTHGPEGEKEDEMVGDYAGDDFQPENSLMMRYYAALFHDWSPYPQVRSVTTPIPADPNEHVETIRCYIVGTIWVAISAFVNQFFYPRQPAISLTTPVLQLFLYPSGVLLQYILPKWGFKLWGIDFSLNPGPWSAREQLMATLMCSVAAVPPYINSNIIVQYLPMFYDQSWALGFGYMFLFMLVTQYMGFGLAGLLRRVAVYPTRAFWPTSLPTLAVNKALLDGHRKETVSGWKITEYQAFMMFGFGAFLYFWVPNYLFTALSTFNWMSWIAPNNINLATVTGSVTGMGFNPIATFDWSVITALVQPVYMPLYTIVTQYVGFVLSGLCILGVWYSNYYNTAYLPINSNDLFDNTGQPFEVAKVLTNSQLDEDKYHNYSPPYYTAANLVLYGIFFAIYPMSFFYYVANEWSVCKQSVKDIWLSIRYLNRSNYEGRDDPFSRQMAQYKEVPDWWYYAILIVMFGLTVAFVEHWEVQTPVWSIVLILCVTLVFLFPFTIVMSATGAQLTLNVILELIMGYTIAGRPIGINVAKAFAVQIQVQAQNLSSDQKIGHYMALRPRSMLRVQLWATMVNGLVTIGVIQFQLTKIEHFCDIKYQKEHEKFTCPNERTFFTASVIWGLFGPKRMFDNQYPVLRWAFLMGFGVFLLFWGVQTVLPWALVKKYPQKERKIRKWQDRLMMVNPVLVAFGGLSWAPYNLSYMTGGLYIAVLFSYYLRKYYTAWWKKYTYVINAALTTGTALSGIIIFFAVQYTNKDLSWWGNNVPFAGQDGAGPPLMDIPADPGYFGPPPSHYP; from the coding sequence ATGGGTTACGACGAACCCCCTATCGACTACTACGAGTCGGCAGCAGAACATCACGTCCAGAACGATGTTGCTTCTGGGAGCATGGAAAATATCTCCGACGAAGTTGTTTACACAACCGAGCCTCCTCAGACCACtgatgagaagaaggaccaAACCGACTACGATGCCAGTATCGCAGAGGTATCCATGACCACCGTTGAGTGGGTTGCTCAGCAACTGCTCATCCCTCCCTCCGAGCTCGATGGATCCTACCCTGAAGATGTCCATTACATGGCTCGAAAGGTTGAGGAAATGTCCAATGTTACTGCCGCCAGTATCATCAGAGCCAACATTGACTACCACATGAACGACAAGAACTTGCCTGCTGGCATGATGGACGAGTGCCGTGACCTTCTGGAGGAATACACACATGGACCTGAGggcgagaaggaggacgagatggTCGGAGACTATGCCGGTGATGACTTCCAGCCAGAGAACTCTCTCATGATGCGATACTACGCCGCTCTGTTCCACGACTGGTCTCCTTATCCCCAGGTTCGATCTGTCACCACCCCCATTCCTGCAGACCCCAATGAGCATGTCGAGACCATTCGATGCTACATTGTCGGAACCATCTGGGTTGCTATTTCTGCTTTCGTCAACCAATTCTTCTACCCCCGTCAGCCCGCTATTTCTCTAACCACACCCGTGCTGCAGCTCTTCCTCTACCCCTCTGGTGTGCTTCTGCAGTACATTCTGCCAAAGTGGGGATTCAAGCTCTGGGGTATCGATTTCTCCCTCAACCCCGGCCCTTGGTCCGCCCGAGAGCAGCTCATGGCAACCCTCATGTGTTCCGTGGCTGCCGTGCCCCCTTACATTAACTCCAACATCATTGTCCAGTACTTGCCCATGTTCTACGACCAGTCTTGGGCCCTCGGATTCGGATACATGTTCCTATTCATGCTGGTCACCCAGTACATGGGTTTTGGCCTTGCTGGTCTTCTGCGACGAGTGGCTGTCTACCCCACCCGAGCTTTCTGGCCTACTTCCCTGCCGACCCTTGCTGTTAACAAGGCTCTTTTGGACGGTCACCGAAAGGAAACTGTTAGCGGATGGAAGATCACTGAGTACCAGGCTTTTATGATGTTTGGATTTGGTGCCTTCCTCTACTTCTGGGTTCCCAACTACCTGTTCACAGCCCTCTCCACTTTCAACTGGATGTCCTGGATTGCCCCCAACAACATCAATTTGGCAACTGTCACCGGTAGTGTCACTGGAATGGGCTTCAACCCCATCGCCACCTTTGACTGGTCCGTGATCACCGCTCTTGTCCAGCCTGTGTACATGCCTCTCTACACCATTGTCACCCAGTACGTTGGTTTCGTGCTTAGTGGTCTATGTATTCTTGGTGTATGGTACTCCAACTACTACAACACCGCCTACCTTCCAATCAACTCTAACGACCTGTTTGACAACACTGGCCAGCCTTTTGAGGTCGCCAAGGTTCTCACTAACTCCCAGCTGGATGAGGATAAGTACCACAACTACTCCCCGCCTTACTACACTGCAGCAAACCTGGTTCTTTACGGTATCTTCTTCGCAATCTACCCCATGTCATTCTTCTACTACGTTGCCAACGAGTGGTCTGTTTGCAAGCAGTCCGTCAAGGATATCTGGCTGTCTATCCGATACCTGAACAGATCCAACTACGAGGGTCGAGATGATCCTTTCTCTCGACAGATGGCTCAGTACAAGGAGGTGCCAGATTGGTGGTACTATGCCATCCTTATCGTCATGTTTGGTCTTACCGTTGCCTTCGTTGAGCACTGGGAAGTCCAGACTCCCGTGTGGTCCATTGTTCTGATTCTCTGTGTAACCCTGGTTTTCCTGTTCCCCTTCACCATTGTCATGTCTGCCACTGGTGCCCAGCTTACCCTCAACGTTATTTTGGAGCTCATTATGGGTTACACCATTGCTGGTCGACCCATTGGTATCAATGTCGCCAAGGCCTTTGCCGTTCAGATTCAGGTACAGGCTCAGAACCTGTCTTCTGACCAGAAGATTGGCCACTACATGGCCCTTCGACCTCGATCCATGCTGCGGGTTCAGCTGTGGGCTACCATGGTCAATGGACTTGTCACCATCGGTGTCATCCAATTCCAGCTGACCAAGATTGAACACTTCTGTGACATCAAGTACCAGAAGGAGCACGAGAAGTTCACCTGTCCCAACGAGCGAACGTTCTTCACTGCCTCTGTCATTTGGGGTCTTTTCGGACCCAAGCGAATGTTCGACAACCAGTACCCCGTTCTTCGATGGGCTTTCCTCATGGGTTTTGGCGTCTTCCTGCTCTTCTGGGGTGTCCAGACGGTCCTTCCCTGGGCGCTAGTCAAGAAGTATCCCCAGAAGGAGCGAAAGATTCGAAAGTGGCAGGATCGACTTATGATGGTCAACCCTGTTCTCGTCGCGTTTGGTGGTCTGTCTTGGGCTCCTTACAACTTGTCCTACATGACTGGTGGTCTTTACATTGCCGTCCTGTTCTCTTACTACCTCCGAAAATACTACACTGCGTGGTGGAAGAAGTACACCTACGTTATCAATGCTGCCCTCACCACTGGTACCGCACTCTCTGGtatcatcatcttcttcgcTGTGCAGTACACTAACAAGGATCTGAGCTGGTGGGGCAACAATGTTCCTTTCGCCGGTCAAGATGGTGCTGGACCCCCTCTGATGGACATCCCTGCCGACCCTGGTTACTTTGGCCCCCCTCCTTCTCATTATCCTTAA